TTGCATCCCGATGAGCCAAAAAAGGCGATGGAGTGGGGTAGAAGGACAGCCCAGCCCCTTCTGGATGCCAATCCTGACCTGCAATTACATCATATGTATGACCCCAGTCAAGACCGTTTGACTTTGCGGGGAATGACCTATTTTAGAGTGAAATATTTGCGTTTGAGTTCAGCATACAAGCGCTTTTTAGAAAAGAATTTACCCAGAGGTGGGACAATTTTTATTGTAGAATGTGAACGAACTTGGCCGACAACTTCCATAGGCGATCGCCATTTTTTCCAGTTTGGGGCGTTGGGTGGAGCGACACCAGAGGAATACTTTGACAACAGCGATCGTGTCAGGAGATACTTAGAAAAATACCAATCACATCGGCGACATTGGGACGCACCAACACCAGACGGAGATAGTCCGGAAGCAGAATGGGGTTTTGAAACTAGTTTACGGCAAGATGTGGAAAACTTTGCACGCGATCGCGGTTATCGTGTCCGGCGAATTATCTTTAAAGAACCAGAACACCTGAGTCCTTTCGTCGCCGAACTTTATCGTTGGTGGTACAAACAACGGGGAATCATTGCTAATCGGTTATTAGTAGAGTCTTTCATTTTACTCGAACCCATGTGGACTTTACGTACTGGCTCAGTCCCATTCTGGATGAAGTTTAACATGGAACCTTCCCTAGATTGGATTAAAGATTATCTGGGCAAAGCTGACCCATACGATGAGATTTTCATGATTTTATTTTCTCACGGCGTGGAATCAGTGGGTTTACCTAGCATTTCCCAATGGCGCGAGGTCTTCAAATACGCACGCCAGCGCGGTGAATTTATCGGGATGGTAGAAGAGGATTTTCCCCGAAATTTCGTAACATTAATTCGTTATTATACTGACCTCAAACGCAATATCTCAGCCCGTTATCCCGTCCCCGGTACTCTCAGTTTAGAACGCTTAAACCAGTTTATTCAAGAAACAAGCGATCGCTTCCCCGTACAATGGCAATAGGACTTCTTATTCCCACCAACAAACGCTTCTTTAGGTGCAATGGTTCCGATGCTCGCAATTGTGGTACACGCAGGTATTTTAAGTTTATTGCTGTTCCAAATCAAGCGCCAATTGCAAAAAGCCGGAGAGTCAGCAACAAAGACATTATTAGCTGAAAATTAGAACCTGAAAAATCAAAAAACAGCCCAAAATTTCTTGTGGGATGGGTGTCCTCACCCGTCCCCTCATCGTCTTATTTACCAACTAAAACTTCTTTTTTGGCGAATATTTTCGGGGCATTGTAATTCGTGGCTAATTCGTGGTATACAGCCAAGGTTTCCGCATTCACCCGCGCTGCACTGAAACGCTGTAAATTTTCTTGGGCGCGATATTTCCACCTGTGTAATTGTACTGAATCTCTGAGCAATTCTGTCAAAGCCGTGGCTAAAGTTTGACTATCTTGAGGTGGAACTAAAATCCCGGCTAGACGATTATCTAAAGTTTCCGGGATACCATCTACATCGCTGGCGATAATTGCACAACCTGCTTCCCGCGCCTCTGTTAGCACTAAACCAAAGGATTCGCAATGAGAAGCCAAAACAAAAATATCCGTTGCTAGCAGATAGCGTTGCGGTTCTGGCTGGAAACCTGCAAAATGAATGCGATCGCTATAAACTGTATCTTGCGCCATGATCTCAAACATAGCACGGTCTGGACCATCTCCCACTAAGTATAGATGTGCGTCGGGAAATTCTGCCGCAATTGTCACAAAAGCCGTAATTAACTCCCCAATTCCTTTACGAGAATACATCCCAGCCACAGTGGTAATTGCTGGACGCTGTAGGGGTAGTGGTTGGTAATCTTGAATACTGCGATGTCGAGGACTGTTTAATGTCCCATTAGATACCACCCGCAACTTTTTTTGTGGTATACCACGCCGTACCATTGAATTAGCTACTGCATAACTAACTGCAATAACTCGATCCGCCAATCCCATCAGTACAGAACTACGCTGAAACTCATTATGTACCGTAGAAACTAAACTGTACTTACAAACGCTTTTGCAAATCCCCGCTAATACAACCCCTGTCATCATATGTGCATGAACAATATCTGGCTGAAATTCTTGCACAATTTGCCAATAACCCCAAGCAGCTTTGAGAATATTTAGGGGTTCCCTAGACTGACTTAATTGCCAGTGTCTCACATCATGAAATGCTAATAATGCCTCATATTCTCCACCATCTGAGACTACAGCCACAGTATGACCATCTTTACTTTGTAAACAAGCTAAGTCTACTGCTACATTGACAATGCCATTACCAATATTCTGCACATGATTGATTATATGTAATATCCGCATACAATTTTTATCCTCAGCAGTTATTTCACCTTAAAAAGATTCATAAGAGCCTAAAAACAGCTTAAATCAGAATTTGTCTCATTGATGGTTTGACTTGGTGTATATAATTTTTAGGACTTACCCACAAGCAACGGAGAAACGAACCACGAAGGTACGAAGGACACGAAGGGAAGAGGATTTCAGAGAGTTCCTGCGTAAGTCCTGATTTTCTTTCCTGCTTGTTGCATAATAATTCAATTATTGCTGCTTTTAAATGAAAAGAATTTATTTTTTTGGAAAAGGAAAAATATTAATATTAACTCATGTCTCAAATTGCCAAAAAATAACTCAGTTTTTATGGCTAAATGAGGTTGTTTTCTGCGATGAAATTATGTACGGGGATGTGAGTAAACAGAGAGCAAGTCCTAAGTTGACAATTTCATAGACAAAACTATACTTATATTGACAAAAGTCAATATATATTTTAGGAAAAAATCAACTACTTGATATATAATACGGTGATATCAAGTATTGAATTGAGACTATTGCCGACGCGAAAACCAAGCAATGATGGTGGTAGTCTTTTTCAGAAACTTAATTGGAACACAATCGCGTCTGGCTAAGGCGTGAAAGTCTACTGAGGGATAACTGCTCCCATGCTCCCGTTGAAGTAGAAAGTAAAGTCTAGTTTTGTCTAGGTTTTATATAGCAGGAAAACAAGACATAAAAAAAACCGGGTTACTAGAGAATAGCCAGAAACCCGGTTAGAATTATTTACGATCAACTTTGAGGTAATATTTACGGCTTAAAGCGATAAACAAGCACTTTAGCTTTGGCATTTTCTTCTACAAATACGAGATACTCACCATTAGCTCGGCGCATCGCCCGAATCCCATAGGGGATATCAACCCAGCCACTTTCCTTTGCAACTTCTGGCCCTGGTTTTAAGTTTTTGATAAAAGCCCCTGTCTTGGCATTATATACATATACTTCTGCGGTTTTTACTGTCACAGCAAAAACATAGTCTCCCGCTATACTCATGGCTGCGGTGGAAACTTCGCGTTTACCAGTGGTATCGTGGGGAACTACTATCCGCCAACGAGGTGTGCTATTTCCGCGACTCCAATTGTCAAAACGCACAATCTCCGATCCCAGAACTTTGGTGTCATCACCAACTGGGGGATGATCGACTGTAAAGCCGGATAAATACATGGTATCGGTTTCTGGTAAATACTCGATGCGCCGCAAATCGCTAAATAGGCTGGGGGTTTTTTGCTTTTCCATCGAACTATAGGTGTAGATGGGGTTCCCATGATTATCTAGACCCTGCAAAGGATAGTGTCGGATACCGTCTTTGGTTCGCAAGGTTTTCCAGACATCGCCTTGACTATCTACCCACCATCCGCCGATATAAGGATAATCTTCGCTGGTATCGTATTCACCCTTGTCAAATTTACCGTTATTGTTGCGATCGCGCCAAATCCATTCACCTGATTCTGGTTGCTGCGGAGGCCAATTTCCCCCAATTGATTTTCCCCCACCCCCACGAGTTCCCACAAACATTCCCGCCGGAATCGCAATTTTGCCATCTGTATCGGGATTGAAGCGATAAATTTGCAAAAAGCTTTCATACATATCAGTCAGAAAAACAAAGGGTTTTCCTTGGATGCGGCGTACCCAGGTAGCATCTGGGGATGTATGCAAACGTGGATCTTGGGGATATTTGAAAGGATTTAATGTGTAAGCTTTGTAAGTCCATTGCTGACCAGCCGACTTACTATAATCCATCAAAAATTGTTCTTGTTTGGTAAATAAATTTACCCCATCAGTCTTGGGATCAGCATCAGCATTATCAACAAACTTCAATCCCATTAATTTCCATAACAGCTTTCCCGATGATGAAAACTTGCGTAAATCTGTGCCGGAATTATTGAAACCATTACTATTTACATAGATATTACCTGCGGTATCTGTACCAACTCCAGTCAAACCATAAAGTTTCACATCTTTGACTTCACCAGCAACACCAGCAAAAATTCCCCCTTGACTACCCAAAGTACCAATCTGTACGGGCTGTTTTTTAATTTGGTAAATCAGCACTTGCTGACGAGGACCATTTTCCGCTACCAAAAGCCTGTCTTGAGGAGCAACAGCGATCGCACTTGGTTCTACAATATTAGTTATCTCTTGGGATAATTGCTTTCCTTCCGGGGAATAATGCACAATCTTAGCAGGATTACTGCCATTTTTATCTTGAATAATCCACAGATTCCCTTGTTTATCAACAGTTATTCCCCCCGGACTAGCAACACTAAAACTGCGTATTTCCTTCATGGTTTCGGTGTTATAGACACGCAGGCGATTAGCAGCAGCATCACTGACATATAACTCATTTCCCCTCGTTGCTAATCCAGTAACTGCACTTTTGTTACTGACAATTAACATACTTTTATCCCAACCACGTCCTTCGGTAAAGGGTGCAGATTTTCCCGATAAATCATAGCGTCTAACGCAATACCAATTTGTGCCTTCTGGAGGATAATCTTGATCTTTCCTATTAACATGATCTTGGCGCATAGCAATGTAAATATATTTACTATTTGCCGTTACAGCTTTTCCCCCGATACGATTCCAGCCGTGGGTATCACTCAATTTACCAATTACATCACCGTCTTTATATATGCCGGCTTCTCTACCTGCTTCATCCCAAATGCTATTAGTATAAACCGTGCCATTGGGTGCAACATACATCCCCTCAATATTATTTTGTACCCACTTTTCTCCACCACCAAAAGTATTACCAATCCAAGAAGTTTGATATGTGAGTTGAGGTGTTTTACTATTAGCCCCATCATTGGAAAACCCAATAGCCGTAAAAATTATCCCTACGGCTATAAATAAGACAAAATTGACAAATTTTAACCTGTGAAAATTTCTATTTCCAGTTAGTCTATTGATGTATTGATTCAGCTTGTCGTAAATTTCGCCCAACTGCTGTATTAATCTATTTCGCATATTATTTTCAAGCGTTATGAATCATAAAATTGAGTCACTGAGATTAACAAGACTGACGCAAAATCTCTCTCAAACCTCTTTCCTTCTCCCTTGGCGCTAGCCTCTCCCTTTGGGAGAAGGGGAGACGCTAACGCGAACGTGGTTCATTCTTTCCTAAGTAGGTAAGCATGAATAAACCAAAATATGTTAAGACTCGTAAACAAGACCCAAACCCTTACTAATGACCAATGACAAATGACCAATGACGACCCTAGCTAGTTAACTTTATTTACGCCGACCTACTTAACTTGTGCTTAACTCCTAATTAAATACCAATAATCAGCACAAAAATGAATTTAAAAACCTAAAATACCGAAATTTAATTATCTGCCACGAATTTCAGGTTTTCTCTTGATTTACATATTTAATGATAAATAATTCTTGCTAAAAATTCCATGTTTACTAAAAATTTACCAAAAAAACACATGATTTTAATTTACTGTAAATGTATTAATATTGACTTTTAATCAAGAAAAAATAGTAACCTTTAATACCAAACTTTCCCCAAAGTTCACGACAAACTAATTGAAATAATGCCACTAATCAAACACAGGTATTGACAGGGTAATATAAATAGTTTATAAATTATTGTTTTCGGAAAATATCTACAGAGTAGGACGTGAAAATTACGGATTTTGTTGAGAATGGCAGGATAGAATTACTAGCAGCATAAAATGATTTATCGCTGATTAGTATCAAAATAAACATACAGCAGTTTTGATGGAGATGAAGTACTGACTTATTTGTGTACCCGACATCTTTAGTTAATGATTTTTTGATGTACTAGATTCAGTTGCAAACTGCTGTATGCAGGTTCAATATATGATAGGAGCTAAGTAGGTGGAAGATAAAAAAGAACATTTTAATTCAACATCTGCATCTATTCTCACACTAGGAATAGGCTGGTTTCCCCAAACTCCCGGAGGATTAGAAAGGTATATTTATGAACTAACTCATAACTTAGCAGCCAATCAAGACCAAATAGAATTATGTGGAGTTGGTTTACCAGAAACTGAATTAAATGTGCCAATAAAGTTGACTAATTTGGCTGATCCAGATCAAAGAATTTGGCAACGCATGGGATCTATTCGTCACAAGTTTAAGAAAACAAGAGTCAGTAAACCAGATGCAATTAATCTGCATTTTGCATTATATAGCTTTCCGATTTTGGATCTTTTGCCCAAAGGCGTACCCATAACATTTAACTTTCATGGCCCTTGGGCGGCTGAAACTCAAGAGGAAACAGTTAATAATCAAGTTAGTCTTTTTCTCAAGCGCCGACTCATAGAACAAAGCACTTATAATCGTTGCGATCGCTTTATTGTTCTAAGTAAAGCATTCGGTAATATTTTACATCAACAGTATCAAATACCTTGGAGCAGAATTCATATTATCCCTGGGGGAGTGAATCTTCAGTGGTTTCAAGCCAATTTGTCACGCCAAGCCGCACGAAAGCAGCTAGACTGGCCGGAAAATCGCCGCATTCTGTTTACATCTCGCCGCTTAGTACAGCGAGTTGGGATTGACAAATTATTACAAGCCTTGGCGATAATTAAGCCACAAGTTCCTGATGTTTGGCTAGCGATCGCTGGTCGTGGTCATTTGCAAGCTACACTACAAAAACAGGTTAAAGAATTAGGCTTAGAAGACAACGTAAAATTTTTAGGTTTTCTCCCTGATGCACAATTACCCCTAGCTTACCAAGCGGCTGAATTAACAGTTATGCCTAGCCAATCTTTTGAAGGGTTTGGATTAGCAATTATTGAATCTTTAGCTTGTGGAACTCCAGTTTTATGTACCCCAATTGGGGGAATGCCAGAAATTTTAGCATCATTTTCCCCCGATTTAATTACTACTTCTGCCGAAGCTTCAGCCATTGCGGAAAAATTAGCCCAGATACTTTTAGGAAATTTATCAATTCCTGTAAGAGAAATCTGCCGTGAGTATGCAGTCAATAATTTTGATTGGCAACAAATAGCCCAAAAAGTCCGCCATGTTCTCTTAGCTTAAGTGTAGAATATACCCAGAAGATTATCATATATGAAAATTCTGTTTTTAGACCAAAGCGGTAAACCTGGTGGTGCGGAACTTTGTTTAATAGATATTGCTAAACCCTATGGCGATCGCGCTTTGGTAGGCTTGTTTGCAGATGGTGATTTTAGAAAGTTACTCCAGCAGCATCATATCCCGGTAGAAGTGTTAGCAACTCAAGCAATTCAAGTTCGCAAACAAAGTAATTTGCTGCAATCTTTAGCCAGTGTCGGACAACTTGCACCACTATTAGCTAAAGTAGTACAAACAGCTAAGGAATATGATGTCATCTACGCCAACACCCAAAAAGCCTTAGTTATTGGCGCACTGGCGAGCTTTTTAGCCCGTCGTCCCTTGGTTTATCATTTACATGATATTCTTTCCTTAGAACACTTTAGCCAAACTAACCTGCGGATTGCTGTTACTTTAGCAAATCGTTTTGCTTCATTAGTAATTGCTAATTCTCAAGCTAGTCAAACAGCCTTTATCCAAGCAGGAGGAAATGCAAAAATCACCGAAATTGTGTATAATGGTTTTGAGTGCCAAAATTATCAAATTTCTGCATCTGAAGTTAAAGAATTACAGCAAAAGTTAGGGCTAGAAGGCAAATTTGTAGTTGGACACTTCAGCCGGCTTGCACCCTGGAAAGGGCAACATATTTTAATTGCGGCTTTGTCTCAATGTCCGCCAGAAGTAACAGTAATTTTAGTTGGTGATGCCTTGTTTGGCGAACAAGATTATGTGCAGCAATTGCATGAACAAGTTGCACAGTTGAAATTAGAAAACCGGGTGAAGTTTTTAGGATTTAGGGCAGATGTTCCCCAATTAATGGCTGCTTGTAACTTGGTAGCGCATACCTCAACAGCCCCAGAACCCTTTGGGAGAGTGATTGTTGAGGCGATGCTATGCGGTACGCCTGTGGTAGCTGCTCAGGCTGGGGGGGCGATGGAATTAGTGGAACATGGCGTTAATGGTTTTTTGGTGACACCTGGAGAAATTGCGGAATTGGCACAGGTGATTAATACTTGTGTTGCAGAAACAGCTATGATTGCAACTATGGCGAATCATGGGAGAGCGATCGCTTGTCAGCGTTTTGATATAGTCGCTATTAATCAACAAATTGCTCAACTATTAAATCAGTTATCAGTGAACAGTTATCAGTGAACAGATTTGACAGGCGATTATAAACCGACTAATTCACGAGATTCAAAGTCAGTCAGTTGTTGGGCGATCGCTAATCTGGCTGATAATTTAGCTACACTAAACTGGTTACGCAGATATTCCAAATGAGCTATCGCATGGGCTTTTTCCCCAGTTAAGCGAATCTGAGTATCCATAGCCTGTTGATATTCCTGATTCACCAGCAAAACTTCAAACCGACGGGCTTTGCGTTGAGCATCATTTTTCAAATCCACATCAAAAGCAGCAGCGCGATCCGCATTACCTTCAAATCGGTCAATTTGCTGCTGTACCGCCATTAACTGAGAATCTATTTCAGCCACCCGTTCGGCAGCTTGAGCGATCGCAGTGGGATAATGACTTAGTTCTACCATCAAATCCTCTTCCTCATAAAAAAACTACTCCCCACACTCCCCCCACTCCCGACTCCCCAACTCTTACGCCACTTCTCGCAGTTGTGACGGGATATTTACTTCTGGAAGTGGTAGCGAGAGTTGTTCGGACTGAGGCGCAGCAGCTTGTTCTAAAACTTGTACTTGAATATTTACACTCACTAAATAACTACCAGTGTCAGTACCAACAGCTTCAGCGATTAATTTAGCAATATCCGGGCGTTTCGCAGTCAGTGGGTCACGTAAAATACACCGATCCCATTCGTGCTTGGCAGTCGGATTGAGGTTGAGAATATAATGCTTCATCATTGGACTAACCCTTAAATCCATCTTCGGTGAACTCTTTTACAGAGCCGTTTTGGTCTTTACTAGGCTTTGTGAGCGCTATGATCATTATAGTACAAATGTTCTAATAAAGCAAGGGCTTATTTGCTAGCTATGAGGATGAATTAATCTCATTCCAACGCCAGTGTAACTTGACTCGCTGACGACCCAGGCGATCGCGATCGGCAGTCACTGTTATCCGATTATCTGGAGTAGTCTAAACCCAGCTTACAGGCATCCCTTCATTTTTTGCATACCTGCTACCTAACGATCGCTCTTCGTTTAGTCTATTGATTTCTGCAAGCCTATGAGCGCTCAGATGAAAATACACAGGCACTGAAAAAGTATTAATAAGAACATTTAAAATTAAATATTAATTAAATTTACACTTAGCTAAGTATATATTGCTCATACAAGTGTTTATAATATGTTCAAAAAATAAGTTTAAAAATACACACAATCTTAATAAATATCATCAAAAAATATGATTGAATTCAATATAGAAAAAATAAGCACCCAATGATTTTTTCTGCACGTGCATCTTCCTATTTCTCATACCAATTCTACGTGAGGCTCAGTTATCTTCACCTTGAATCTTTTACCTGTAGCTACACAAATAAGCCGACAAACTCCAGGTAATTA
The window above is part of the Nodularia spumigena CCY9414 genome. Proteins encoded here:
- a CDS encoding glycosyltransferase family 4 protein, producing MRILHIINHVQNIGNGIVNVAVDLACLQSKDGHTVAVVSDGGEYEALLAFHDVRHWQLSQSREPLNILKAAWGYWQIVQEFQPDIVHAHMMTGVVLAGICKSVCKYSLVSTVHNEFQRSSVLMGLADRVIAVSYAVANSMVRRGIPQKKLRVVSNGTLNSPRHRSIQDYQPLPLQRPAITTVAGMYSRKGIGELITAFVTIAAEFPDAHLYLVGDGPDRAMFEIMAQDTVYSDRIHFAGFQPEPQRYLLATDIFVLASHCESFGLVLTEAREAGCAIIASDVDGIPETLDNRLAGILVPPQDSQTLATALTELLRDSVQLHRWKYRAQENLQRFSAARVNAETLAVYHELATNYNAPKIFAKKEVLVGK
- a CDS encoding glycosyltransferase family 4 protein translates to MEDKKEHFNSTSASILTLGIGWFPQTPGGLERYIYELTHNLAANQDQIELCGVGLPETELNVPIKLTNLADPDQRIWQRMGSIRHKFKKTRVSKPDAINLHFALYSFPILDLLPKGVPITFNFHGPWAAETQEETVNNQVSLFLKRRLIEQSTYNRCDRFIVLSKAFGNILHQQYQIPWSRIHIIPGGVNLQWFQANLSRQAARKQLDWPENRRILFTSRRLVQRVGIDKLLQALAIIKPQVPDVWLAIAGRGHLQATLQKQVKELGLEDNVKFLGFLPDAQLPLAYQAAELTVMPSQSFEGFGLAIIESLACGTPVLCTPIGGMPEILASFSPDLITTSAEASAIAEKLAQILLGNLSIPVREICREYAVNNFDWQQIAQKVRHVLLA
- a CDS encoding glycosyltransferase family 4 protein, producing the protein MKILFLDQSGKPGGAELCLIDIAKPYGDRALVGLFADGDFRKLLQQHHIPVEVLATQAIQVRKQSNLLQSLASVGQLAPLLAKVVQTAKEYDVIYANTQKALVIGALASFLARRPLVYHLHDILSLEHFSQTNLRIAVTLANRFASLVIANSQASQTAFIQAGGNAKITEIVYNGFECQNYQISASEVKELQQKLGLEGKFVVGHFSRLAPWKGQHILIAALSQCPPEVTVILVGDALFGEQDYVQQLHEQVAQLKLENRVKFLGFRADVPQLMAACNLVAHTSTAPEPFGRVIVEAMLCGTPVVAAQAGGAMELVEHGVNGFLVTPGEIAELAQVINTCVAETAMIATMANHGRAIACQRFDIVAINQQIAQLLNQLSVNSYQ